A stretch of DNA from Vanrija pseudolonga chromosome 6, complete sequence:
TGGTTTGTAGGGATGTACAGTCACGTCTTGCTCCTCGGCGGACGGCCCGTCAGTCCGTCACGGTGCGGAGTACAGGCCGGGCCGGAGACCTACCGACCTACCGACCTCCGACCTGAGGAAAGCGGCAGACGCCATTACAGTTGATCGTCAGCAGGGAGCCTGAACAGTAAACGGCGTTTGCGAACTGTCAGATCCGCTCCCAGTCTGTTGACCCAATCACCGTGATGAGTGCTAAGATCAGGATAAACGATTGAGGGTTCGACAAGCGCAtcgagccgctcgacacTCGAGCTCGATGTGGACGTGCTCCCAGCTCATCCCATTTTGGAATTAGGAGGATtgagcagagcagagcagagcacgTCACCGAGCCTGTCCTCCATACGGCGGCAAGGGGGAGCCCGTGACGGCAAACCGCGGGAGAGCCTCTAGTCTCAGCTGCCAGGACGCGAGAGCCTGATGGCGGCCTCCTGAGCCCGGCGCACCGTCTGGTCTCACAAAGAGTGACAGCTTGGCAAGCAGTAGTGACAACAGGAACTGATACCACCGACGCTTGAATTTGAATAAAGCGGCGACCCAgcccgccagctcggcgctccAGGCCGtctggcgccgccaccgccggccccACGCCACACCTGGCGCTGCCAGGTGCTGTCGACTTTATTCGGGCCATTGGTGGAAGCGCCAACGTGTAGTTGCTCAGTTCTCTTGGCCTCCGAGGTAGAGTCTTATTCGAGGCGCAACTGCCTTCCTGCCAAGCCTCGAAGGCGCACTCCTCGGCTTTCGATGAGCGCTCTGTGGGCGGCGTGGATGCCGTCAAGGTAACATCACTGGCTTGGTTCCCCACTCGCCCGATTGCAAAATATCTAACCGGGGCGGCCGTCTGAATCTAAGCGTCATGGCGTCAGGGACGCAAACACGTGCTTGAACGTCAACAAGCACAAGTCTAGGTGCTCAGTCACCGACTCCGTTGGCGGTTTGAGGTTGATGGACTCGTCGCAGCAACCGTCACGGTCAACGGCGCGGTAATGTAGATAACAGGCTAGATGTCGCAGCTTGGTCCCAACGGACTGCAGGGGAGTGAGTGAGCTTATCTGTGGCTTGTCCGCGGCTGTTGCCTAGCGGAGGAGGAGTGCCATGTCTGGGTGACTGCCCCAAGACCAGCGAGCCCTTCAGTGGTCGAGGGAATGTCTCATGCGGAGTGCAAGGGCCATGGACTAGCTGGCTTGTCTAGCCCTCTCCCTTCGCCTAGACTACTTAAGCAGCATGAACAGAGTGACTGGTCTCATCGCGTCCGAGCAGTGACCGAAAGAGAGAGTAATCCCTTTGTTTACACTTTCAATCTCGACGAATAATGGGTGGGGGTACCATTTAGAGAATTTTTTGGAggaccggcgcgccggcgctgcgcgtcATTTCCGACATCGAAATGCAACCTCCTGGCTCGACAATGTTGTTGCAGCCTACAGCCACTCGACTCGCcctcgactcggacacgACGCATACCAGCAACGAGGAGCTTAGCGCAAGCTAATCCACCACCATGGCGCTTCCTCGCTTACTCTTCCCCTTCCCGACGCGGACGCCATCATGGTTTGCAGGCCACATGGCCCGCTCTCTCCGCGAGCTTCCTGCGCTGCTCGATGAAGTCGACCTGGTCCTCGAAGCACGCGACTCGCGCCTACCTCTGACCAGCGTCAATCCGGCTTTTGACGCCGTTCTAGAACGTGCATGGGGTCACAGTGGGAGCGGACCAGACCGCAAAGGCAAAGGCAAGGAGAAAATTGTCGTCTACACCAAACGCGatctcgccgagcagcgttACGAAGCGGTACGTGTTGTTGTGCCACCGCTTGGACCATGTGTCGGTGAAAATAGCAACGGGTCGTgcagcggcgcacgcgcgcacctTGCCCATGTGATACTCGCCCGCGGGCAGGTGGACCTGATCCGAGCAAGTGACCGGCCGCACCGGCGCACGCGTTGCGCCTCTTTGCCAAGCAGTTACCACGGCCGAGCGGAGATTGTGAAACGCCTTGGAAGCTGACAACTTGCGACTTGCAGCCCTTGAAAGACGCGTTCTGGAGGCAAGCCCGACAAAGAGTTCTTTTCGTGGACAGCCGCCAAGACTCGGACGTGCGTGAGGTCctgcggcgagcggcgcaaACAGCTCGTGATCATGGCGACACTTTAACCGACTTGAAGGTTCTCGTCGTTGGCATGCCTAACGTGGGCAAGTCATCGCTCCTCAATGCCCTTCGCCGCGTGGGAGTACGCAAAGGCAAGGCGTTTATGACTGGCGCAGAGCCTGGCGTTACCCGCCGTCTGACTGGCACGGTCAAGATCCAGCAGGAGCCCCCAATCTACGTCTATGACACGCCCGGAGTCATGGTCCCATACCTTGGGCACAGCGAAGTGGGATCTGAACGGGGCCTCAAGCTGGCTTTGACAGGTGAGAGAGATTCTCACGACCGGGCCGCTGACTGGTGCCAGCTGGAATCAAGGAGGGTCTGTTCGAGCCGGATGCGATTGCCGACTATCTGCTCTACAAGCTCAACCTTCGTCTGGGTGCGGAAGAGtatctcggcgtcgaggaagcAGCACGGCGTGGGTCAACCGTGAGGTGGCAGAAGCTAACTCGCGCAGATGCTTGTTACAGCGCTGGCCTTCCCTTACCGGCAGACTTTGCCCGTACCGACTCGCTTATGGACTttctcgacgcgctggcctTCCGGCTAGGCGCTCTGCGGAAAGGAGGAGAGCGGGACCTTGAAGCCGCCATGACCTTCCTCCTTCGGGCGTTCAGAGAGGGCAAGCTTGGCCGGTggacgctcgacgacgtcgatggTGCCGAAGCCGAGTTCATCGCCAAAGCTAGCCCCAAGGACGAATCCCAGCAGATGCTTGCCTCCACGGTGTTACATTCCGAACTTGGCCTCGTTGGCTCGGCACCGCCTGCCGATCCTGCGGTATCTACTGAAGCTCGCAGCCTGTCGTTGTCTTCTCGTGTGTCGCAAACAGTCGCAGCGTTCCTGAAGACATctgagcacgagcgagcagacgccgaggcgggtCGAAATCTCTCAGGCAATCAGCAAAAGAAGGCTGTATTAAGAGCAAAAGCAGACCACCGTCTCGCCAAAGCCAAGGCCCTCGGACTTGACAAAAAGCCCAAGGGTTATCAAGgacggcgcccgcgccgcggaTGAGTGGTGGAGCTGCGTTCTGGGACTGATGCCATGGCGGTAGTGCATTGATGAGTGATGCTGTATTATCATGTCTGTACCAAAATCCCAACTCTTTACTTCATGCACGGCCACGAGCAGAAGCAAATGCCCTTCCAGCTCGCAGCCGGTCCAATGACCTCTCTGGACCAAGGACGCTCATGATCTGGGGCACACTGGGACCAGTCTGGAGTTGTTTAATCTCGGTTTTGGGGCAAGTACTCACTTTAATGCCAGTCAAGGCATGACGCATCGGCAGCATCAATGCGCTCTTCTTGCGAATGCCAAGTTTGGCAATAGTCGCATGCATGGCCTCCCAGCACAAGTCGACGTCGAAGTGCCGGTAACGCTCGATGCGCCACTCAAGCTCCTCCACAACGAGAGACAGGCCATCGACTGTTTGTCAGCCTATGCCACCGACACTCCCCTACCGTATGTGGCCAAaccgagctcggccaggaATTTATCAGACTCGGGAGAATCGTATTGAGGCTTCACGTAGAAGAAGATCGACTTCTCAGCCATGTCACACAGCTTGACAACCCGAGCCTGAATGTTAACAGAGCATGAGTAGGCCCACCTACCAGTTCGATGTCAAAGACGTCGCCCACATACTCCAAGTCATCGACGAGAGAACTGGCTGGTCAGCGACCCCAAGACACCCACCAGAGCTATGTACTCACTTGTCTTTCAGGGCCGGCAGCTTCTTCAATGACTTCTGGTAGCGCTTCacaagctcctcgcggccCTTCTCATTCTCTGCCGAGTCGACAGCCTTGCCCACGTTGACAAGCTCACCGTCGGCACCCAGGCGCCCAGCCTTGCGACGCAAGTGCATCTTGTTGAGGAAGTCAAGCTTTCCCAAGTTCactgctgctcggcggtgcgTCACCAAGCTCAGGTCAAAGGCTTGAATCATTTGAGGCAACGTGAAGAGCTCGAACAGGGAgtggtcgtcgccgcgggcgtgGAACGGCAGCAACCCATCCGTTATTTCGTCCCCTTCGGCAGCGGCGTTCTCGAGGGCAGTTTGGTAGTCCCAGCCCATCAGACCAAGGAAGTTGACGAGCGCCTCTGGCTCATAACCCTTATCGCGGTAGTTTTCGACAGAGACATCGCCGGTACGCTTGCTAAGTTTGGTTCCGTCGAGACCCATGAGCAAGGGGAGGTGTGCAAACTGTGGTGGCTTCCAGCCGAACGCGCGATAGAGCTGATGGTGTTTAGTGACTGAAGGAAGCCACTCCTGATTCGATTAGCATGTAGCAGTCCCTTCCGCCCGAGCAGGGCTACGCACTTCTCCTCGCAGGACATGGCTGATTTCCATCAGGTGGTCATCCACAACGCTCGCAAGATGGTAGGTCGGCCACCCATCTGCCTTCATGATGATGAAGTCGTCTGCGCCCGTGCTGACAGTTGTTGGCTGGGCAGCGCCAAAGATCAAGTCTTCAGGaagcttctccttctcggctTGCGACTGGACTGTCAGATGCCGGAAGAGACCAGTTCGTCACTCACCTTGAACCTAACCACATACTTGTGTCCCGCACGCTTGCGCTGCTGAACGTCATCTCGAGAAAGATGGCGACAGCGTCCATCGTATCCGTGGTAATgtccctgctgctgcagagACGCTCGGATGGCCTCTAAATCGTCGGGGCTGCAGAAACACTCATACGCATGTCCTGACTGGAATGGTTAGATATGTTCTCCTCTCCATGCAGACATACGTCGATGAGCTCTTGCGCGTGATGGCGGTAAAGATCCAGTCTTTCAGACTGCTCGTCAGCCACGCGGTGCCTGCAGGCATAAACCTACCTGGGTATACGGTCCATGCTTCCCACCCGAACGCCCAACACCTACATAGTCAGAATGTGTTGATCAAGCCACGTATGGCACCTACCTTCATCATAATCAAGGCCTGCCCATCCAAGTGTGCGTTTGAGTACGCCAACAGATCCGGGGACCAGACGAGACTGGGTAGTTTAGCCACTTCCATCTGCTTTCCATGAATCGAGAGCCATACTTGATCCGTATCTTCAACGCGAAGAATCCACTTCCCTCCCAGCTTGCGCGCTAGCAGGTGGTTGAACAGCGCTGTCCGCAATCCACCGAGATGAAGGGAGCCAGTTGGTGAGGGAGCGAAACGGAGGCGAGCTGCAGTTGAGGACTCGGGCGCAGTGGCAGTCGAGTAGGCACGCGAGCACGAGAGCCTCCAAGAACCCGGCTTGGAGGTCCCGAATGCTCTCAAGGCCAGCCGCAtctgtggtggtggtggtggtggtggtggtggtggtggtggtggtggtggtggtggtggtggtggtggtggtggtggtggtggtggtggtggtggtggtggtggtggtggtggtggtggtggtggtggtggtggtggtggtggtggtggtggtggtggtggtggtggtggtggtggtggtggtggtggtggtggtggtagcgTTTCTGGAAAGATCAACAGCCGTGTCTTCGTCGTCTTCCATCTTTTCGGCTCACGGCGGGTCATGACAATCAGCCAGGCACGGTGACGTCGCGTGGGTTTCACGTGACATGACCTCCACGCGCGTCCAACGGGCCGGCTCGACGTGTTGCTTGgtgcgcgctgctgctcatcgccgccgtcacaATCGCATCGTTAAGCACTTGCACTCCACACACCTCACCAGTCTCTCAACTGACACCTCTATCAGGCGCGTGAATCATTCTCAGCCACGTCTGAAAATGCCCCCACGCGAGGTCCTCCTCACGTACACCCTCTATCCCTCGGGGAACGGTGACCTTCATCGCGCTGTCGAGGGCGTCATCGCCCAGTTCCCGCTGAGGAACCTCCACTGGAAGTCGACTTCGCGAACATCGCTACGAACTATCCAGGAGGTCGATGTTCGTCTCGTGGACCTTGGTGATGTCCCGCCACCAAAAGAGCATGTCTCTGGAAGCGTGCTCGAGACGCCCCTTGTCAACATCTGTTTCGTCGCCTGTGACGTGAGTGTCTCAGTTGATGGTTGTCACATTCACAGCTAACCCAACATGCGTAGGACGCGGATATCTACAAGAACAACACTAGGTCGTTCATTAGGGACTGGCTCTCTGTTCTCCAGTCTCGTCGCAGCTCCCATACGCCACTGATTGTCCTCGTCAACCCCGTGACGGCTTCCGGAGTAGCCGCCTCAACCAAGAACGTCTTCGGTCGCGACAAGGGCGTCATTGCCAAGCTGAAGACTGACTTTAATACGAAGCGTGACATGTAAGTTGCCGAGGTGGTTCCGATCAGTGCCAACCTCATTAGCTGCAccctcctcaacctcccTCCATCAGGGTCAACAGATCCTGCTGCCTGGCCGGAGCTGCTCAACAAGCTGAAGGAGAGCATCGTTCTGGCTTTTGACGCGTCCATCTTGGAACGTGAAGAGGAGGTGAAGCGCGGAGAGGCCCAGCGTCTGACCATCGGATGGAACTTCTGCACCTGGTTCCTTCTCAAGGTGAGTGAGCTGCTGCTAGTCCCTTCACTGACCACGGAGGAATCACTGGCCCACTCATTCGAGGGCGTCAACCTCAACGAAGATGCTCTCATCATCTACGAAGAGTTGGACGCAGCCTTTCTACAGTGCTTGAAAGACCAAAACCTGAGCTGGTTTGGCAAGCTCGGAGGCACAGCGGAGAATGACGACAGCTTGCCCATCCTCGACACAAATGCCAAGCCATACAGAGACCTCTTGATTTCCAGCACGATATCCATCTTCGACTTCCGCATCTACGTGTTTGCTCGCCAGTGCATCTTGTTAGGCAAGCTCGGCCGCATCACGGAGATTGCCAAGAGAGGCCAGTGGTTTGTGGCTAGTTTGGCACGTCGCCTGCTCGAAAGCGAGGTCAGTTTAGCTGCCAACCCAATCTTCTGGAACGTGACTAACTATCCCAGGCAAGCCTTCCCAAGTACTTTGTGGAAAGTTGGACATACACGGCGTGCAT
This window harbors:
- the mtg1 gene encoding Mitochondrial ribosome-associated GTPase 1 codes for the protein MALPRLLFPFPTRTPSWFAGHMARSLRELPALLDEVDLVLEARDSRLPLTSVNPAFDAVLERAWGHSGSGPDRKGKGKEKIVVYTKRDLAEQRYEAPLKDAFWRQARQRVLFVDSRQDSDVREVLRRAAQTARDHGDTLTDLKVLVVGMPNVGKSSLLNALRRVGVRKGKAFMTGAEPGVTRRLTGTVKIQQEPPIYVYDTPGVMVPYLGHSEVGSERGLKLALTAGIKEGLFEPDAIADYLLYKLNLRLGAEEYLGVEEAARHACYSAGLPLPADFARTDSLMDFLDALAFRLGALRKGGERDLEAAMTFLLRAFREGKLGRWTLDDVDGAEAEFIAKASPKDESQQMLASTVLHSELGLVGSAPPADPAVSTEARSLSLSSRVSQTVAAFLKTSEHERADAEAGRNLSGNQQKKAVLRAKADHRLAKAKALGLDKKPKGYQGRRPRRG
- the gltX gene encoding Glutamate--tRNA ligase, which codes for MRLALRAFGTSKPGSWRLSCSRAYSTATAPESSTAARLRFAPSPTGSLHLGGLRTALFNHLLARKLGGKWILRVEDTDQSRLVPGSVGVLKRTLGWAGLDYDEGVGRSGGKHGPYTQSERLDLYRHHAQELIDSGHAYECFCSPDDLEAIRASLQQQGHYHGYDGRCRHLSRDDVQQRKRAGHKYVVRFKSQAEKEKLPEDLIFGAAQPTTVSTGADDFIIMKADGWPTYHLASVVDDHLMEISHVLRGELYRAFGWKPPQFAHLPLLMGLDGTKLSKRTGDVSVENYRDKGYEPEALVNFLGLMGWDYQTALENAAAEGDEITDGLLPFHARGDDHSLFELFTLPQMIQAFDLSLVTHRRAAVNLGKLDFLNKMHLRRKAGRLGADGELVNVGKAVDSAENEKGREELVKRYQKSLKKLPALKDNSLVDDLEYVGDVFDIELARVVKLCDMAEKSIFFYVKPQYDSPESDKFLAELGLATYVDGLSLVVEELEWRIERYRHFDVDLCWEAMHATIAKLGIRKKSALMLPMRHALTGIKTGPSVPQIMSVLGPERSLDRLRAGRAFASARGRA